In the Chroococcidiopsis sp. SAG 2025 genome, one interval contains:
- the corA gene encoding magnesium/cobalt transporter CorA, translating to MTKSRIRAAKPDTQPHFDYFYDKPGSLPGTLNIGVDAQPPVIVLIDYNEADATRQTLATPEECLPYLDTESVSWVDVQGLGSEDILQRLGQVFNLHPLVLEDIVNVPQRPKVEDDYEDHLVMIARMVIPKESGGFHSEQVSFILGKHYLLTVQEEPEHDCFEQVRQRIRYNKGSVRKLGADYLAYTLIDSIIDGFFPVLEAYGEQMEDLEDEVITKPTRQTLNKIYRVRRELLSLRRSIWPQRDAIAMLIRDDNDSLISDRVQVYLRDCYDHAVQILDMVETYRELTSGLMDVYLSAVSNKMNEIMKLLTVVSSIFIPLTFIAGVYGMNFNTEKSPWNMPELNWYWGYPLCLAAMVATAAGLIYFFWRRGWFENFSDVKDRTSTRSRKW from the coding sequence ATGACAAAATCTCGTATTCGTGCTGCTAAACCAGACACACAGCCTCACTTTGACTACTTTTACGACAAACCAGGTAGTCTACCAGGAACTTTGAATATTGGGGTTGATGCTCAACCACCAGTTATCGTTTTAATTGACTACAACGAAGCAGACGCAACACGCCAAACCTTAGCCACGCCAGAAGAATGCCTTCCCTATCTGGACACCGAATCTGTCTCTTGGGTTGACGTGCAAGGCTTAGGTAGCGAAGATATCTTACAAAGATTGGGACAAGTTTTTAATCTGCATCCATTGGTTTTAGAAGATATCGTCAACGTGCCGCAACGTCCCAAAGTAGAAGACGATTACGAAGATCATTTAGTCATGATCGCACGGATGGTGATACCAAAAGAAAGTGGTGGTTTTCATAGCGAACAAGTCAGTTTTATTTTAGGAAAACACTACCTACTCACAGTCCAAGAGGAACCAGAACATGACTGTTTTGAACAGGTACGCCAGCGAATTCGTTACAACAAAGGTAGCGTCCGCAAGCTGGGAGCAGATTATCTAGCCTATACGCTCATAGATTCAATTATTGATGGCTTTTTTCCCGTACTGGAAGCATACGGAGAACAGATGGAAGACTTAGAAGACGAAGTTATTACTAAACCAACGCGGCAAACTTTAAATAAAATCTATCGCGTCCGACGAGAGTTACTCAGCTTGCGGCGGTCAATTTGGCCTCAACGAGATGCGATCGCCATGCTGATCCGCGATGATAATGACAGTTTAATTAGCGATCGCGTCCAAGTCTATTTACGCGACTGTTACGACCATGCCGTACAAATTTTAGACATGGTAGAAACCTATCGCGAATTAACTTCTGGTCTAATGGATGTCTACCTATCAGCCGTGAGTAACAAAATGAATGAAATCATGAAGTTGCTGACGGTAGTTTCTTCTATATTTATTCCCTTAACTTTCATTGCTGGGGTCTACGGTATGAACTTTAACACGGAAAAATCTCCCTGGAATATGCCGGAATTAAATTGGTACTGGGGATATCCCTTATGCTTGGCAGCTATGGTAGCAACCGCTGCTGGACTCATCTATTTCTTCTGGCGGCGAGGTTGGTTTGAAAACTTCTCTGATGTCAAGGATAGAACGTCAACAAGAAGTCGTAAGTGGTAA
- a CDS encoding pentapeptide repeat-containing protein, translated as MNRIDLRSANLIFAYLNRAQLHKANLSSTKLSGANLTQADLREIKLQDADLHGAILQGADLRSADLRLANLLDANLIDADLRNANLSGANLTGGCLRGANLRQEQKEYAANLRSARLFQADLRGANMAGVDLSGADLRCANLVEVNLRGANLYGANLSEANLSDAFLSDANLDRAILREANLSNTKLERALLNEADLTRANLSHAIASDSKLTKANLSHANLTKARMNRVDLSRANLLAAVLIDSSLIEGFLARTNLTNANLENANLFKAEISSANLTGATLHGATMPDGSTNSG; from the coding sequence ATGAACCGTATTGATTTACGTAGTGCCAATTTAATTTTTGCTTATTTAAATAGGGCGCAGTTACATAAAGCTAATTTAAGTAGTACAAAACTAAGTGGCGCTAACTTAACGCAAGCTGATTTACGCGAAATCAAGTTACAGGATGCCGATTTACACGGAGCAATTTTACAGGGTGCAGATCTACGCAGTGCCGATCTGAGGCTAGCTAATCTACTCGATGCAAATTTGATCGATGCAGATTTACGTAATGCCAATTTGAGCGGTGCTAACTTAACAGGTGGCTGTCTTCGCGGTGCTAACCTCAGACAAGAACAAAAAGAATATGCAGCTAATTTACGCAGTGCAAGACTATTTCAAGCTGATTTGCGGGGTGCAAATATGGCAGGGGTAGATTTGTCTGGAGCCGATTTGCGCTGTGCTAATTTAGTTGAAGTTAATTTGCGGGGTGCTAATCTTTACGGTGCTAATTTAAGTGAAGCTAATTTATCTGATGCATTTCTCAGCGATGCTAATTTAGATCGGGCGATCTTAAGAGAGGCGAATTTAAGTAATACTAAACTCGAACGAGCGTTGTTGAATGAAGCAGATTTAACTCGTGCCAATTTAAGCCATGCGATCGCATCTGATAGTAAATTAACTAAAGCAAACCTAAGTCATGCTAATTTGACTAAAGCAAGAATGAATCGAGTCGATTTAAGTCGAGCTAATTTACTAGCAGCAGTATTAATTGATAGTTCGTTAATTGAAGGATTTTTAGCGCGGACAAACTTAACCAATGCTAACTTAGAGAACGCTAACTTATTTAAAGCTGAAATCAGTAGTGCTAACCTCACAGGGGCAACCTTACACGGTGCGACAATGCCAGATGGTAGCACGAACAGTGGGTAG
- a CDS encoding alkaline phosphatase PhoX → MSISRRSFFVLAGASTAGTILAAPLKELYARQARGESIKGIGYSSLQSDPNGLLDLPFGFQYRVFSRTGDIMSDGKPVPGDHDGMAAFPGAQGTTILVRNHELSPDEVTKPKVDAPAEKQYDSLCRGGTTTLIVGRNRELIKDFASLAGTYRNCAGGPTPWGSWISCEENTSTPADNQPGAVTNVSKLHGYNFEVPSSATEPVNPIPLVAMGRFNHEAVAVDPKSGIVYQTEDRGDGLFYRFIPNFAGNLQAGGVLEALKIKDMPQAITKTNFPVGQPMAVEWVRIDDVNPVKDTVRVEGFAKGAAQFSRGEGIWYGNGELYFCSTDGGELELGQVWRYVPNNSRHGSTLELFVEPNEQNTLDGPDNVVVSPLGDLFICEDGEGEQFVVGITPQGELYDFARNALNESEFAGACFSPDGRTMFVNIQDPGITFAIWGPWRKFGK, encoded by the coding sequence ATGAGTATATCGCGGCGTTCTTTTTTTGTTTTAGCAGGTGCTAGCACCGCAGGAACGATTTTAGCAGCACCATTAAAAGAACTCTATGCTAGACAGGCTCGCGGTGAATCTATTAAAGGCATAGGATACAGTTCGCTGCAATCAGATCCAAATGGCTTGTTGGATTTACCATTTGGTTTTCAATATCGAGTTTTTTCCCGCACTGGTGACATCATGAGCGATGGTAAACCCGTACCTGGCGACCATGATGGGATGGCTGCTTTTCCTGGAGCGCAAGGCACTACTATTTTGGTACGCAATCACGAACTCAGTCCAGATGAAGTGACGAAACCAAAAGTTGACGCGCCAGCAGAAAAACAGTACGACAGTTTATGCCGTGGTGGTACTACAACACTGATTGTAGGACGGAATCGGGAACTGATAAAAGATTTTGCTTCCCTAGCTGGGACTTATCGAAATTGCGCTGGCGGACCCACCCCTTGGGGTAGTTGGATTAGTTGCGAAGAAAATACTTCTACTCCCGCAGATAATCAACCTGGCGCTGTCACTAATGTCTCTAAGCTGCACGGCTATAACTTTGAAGTACCGAGTAGTGCTACGGAACCTGTCAATCCGATTCCGTTGGTGGCGATGGGTCGATTTAATCATGAAGCAGTTGCGGTAGATCCTAAATCTGGCATTGTCTATCAGACGGAAGATAGGGGAGATGGTCTGTTTTACCGCTTCATTCCCAATTTTGCTGGGAACTTGCAAGCAGGTGGAGTGCTGGAAGCACTGAAGATTAAAGATATGCCGCAGGCAATTACCAAAACTAATTTTCCTGTAGGACAACCGATGGCAGTTGAGTGGGTACGCATCGACGATGTAAACCCCGTTAAAGATACCGTCAGAGTTGAAGGTTTTGCCAAAGGCGCAGCACAGTTTTCCCGTGGGGAAGGAATTTGGTACGGCAATGGCGAATTATACTTTTGCTCTACTGATGGCGGTGAATTAGAACTCGGTCAAGTTTGGCGTTACGTTCCTAATAACTCTCGGCATGGTAGTACGCTCGAACTATTTGTAGAGCCAAACGAACAAAATACTTTAGATGGACCTGATAATGTCGTTGTCTCTCCTTTAGGCGATTTATTTATCTGCGAAGATGGTGAAGGCGAACAATTTGTAGTCGGCATTACTCCCCAAGGAGAACTCTACGATTTCGCTCGCAACGCACTTAATGAAAGCGAGTTTGCTGGAGCCTGTTTCTCGCCCGATGGTAGAACGATGTTTGTCAATATTCAAGACCCTGGCATCACATTCGCGATTTGGGGTCCTTGGCGCAAGTTTGGTAAATAA
- the ureG gene encoding urease accessory protein UreG gives MSAFRVGVAGPVGSGKTALVEALCKHLRQQYNIAVVTNDIYTQEDAQFLVRAQALSSDRILGVETGGCPHTAIREDASMNIAAIEQLEQKFLNLDLVFLESGGDNLAATFSPELVDLTIYVIDVAAGDKIPRKGGPGITKSDLLVINKTDLAPYVGADLSVMERDAKKMRGDKPFIFTNLKTQAGLTEAIAFIESYI, from the coding sequence ATGAGTGCATTTCGAGTTGGTGTAGCTGGTCCTGTCGGTTCGGGGAAAACAGCCTTAGTCGAGGCGCTGTGCAAGCACTTGCGTCAGCAATACAACATTGCGGTAGTGACAAACGATATCTATACTCAAGAAGACGCTCAGTTTTTGGTACGCGCTCAAGCACTCTCAAGCGATCGCATTTTAGGTGTAGAGACTGGCGGTTGTCCACACACGGCGATTCGCGAAGATGCTTCAATGAACATAGCCGCGATCGAACAGTTAGAACAAAAATTTCTCAATCTGGACTTAGTATTTCTAGAAAGTGGTGGTGATAACCTCGCAGCTACTTTTAGTCCTGAGTTAGTAGACCTGACAATTTACGTGATTGATGTGGCAGCAGGTGATAAGATTCCCCGTAAAGGTGGACCAGGGATTACCAAATCAGATTTGTTAGTGATTAATAAAACCGACCTCGCTCCTTATGTTGGAGCCGATTTGAGCGTTATGGAACGAGATGCGAAGAAAATGCGCGGCGATAAACCGTTTATTTTTACGAATCTGAAAACTCAGGCTGGACTAACAGAGGCGATCGCATTTATCGAGAGTTATATCTAA
- a CDS encoding DUF1517 domain-containing protein, translated as MRNKLLSVMKPLIKSLFVFGLIATLAFGHVDSALAASGGRIGGGSFRAPSRGYSTPRTYAPGGGGGYYAPYPGGGFGFPFLFPFFGIGGGFGGLFTILIFFAIANFMLQAFRRASSGGSVEELEYDSNPTVSVTRVQVGLLAEARGLQAELNRIAELADTNSPEGRVQVLQEASLALLRHPEYWVYAGGSTQQSRLTGAEAEFNRLSLAERSKFSEETLSNVNNQLKAATPKAELPAGDGSGSSDLAVKDPGEYIVVTLIAATLGKLQIPAINSTDDLRQALRQFGSIPSDKLLAIEVLWTPQAEGDTLSSDDVLAEYADLKLV; from the coding sequence ATGCGTAATAAACTGCTTTCAGTCATGAAACCGTTGATAAAATCTTTGTTCGTATTCGGTCTAATCGCTACTTTAGCGTTTGGTCATGTGGATAGTGCGTTAGCAGCTAGTGGCGGTCGGATTGGTGGTGGCTCTTTTAGAGCGCCTAGCCGTGGCTACTCTACTCCTAGAACCTACGCTCCTGGTGGTGGCGGTGGCTACTACGCACCCTATCCTGGTGGCGGATTTGGATTTCCTTTCTTGTTTCCCTTCTTTGGCATCGGCGGCGGCTTTGGTGGCTTGTTTACGATCCTGATCTTTTTTGCGATCGCCAACTTTATGCTACAAGCCTTCCGGCGTGCTAGTAGTGGGGGTAGCGTAGAGGAATTAGAATACGATAGTAATCCTACTGTCAGTGTCACTCGCGTACAAGTCGGTTTGTTGGCTGAAGCAAGAGGCTTACAGGCTGAACTCAACCGGATTGCCGAACTCGCCGATACTAACTCGCCTGAAGGTAGAGTACAAGTATTGCAAGAAGCTTCTTTAGCTCTGTTACGCCACCCCGAATACTGGGTCTATGCTGGTGGTAGCACTCAGCAATCTCGCTTGACGGGTGCAGAAGCTGAGTTTAACCGTTTATCCTTGGCAGAACGCAGCAAGTTTAGCGAAGAAACTCTTTCCAACGTCAACAATCAGCTCAAGGCTGCAACGCCTAAAGCAGAATTACCAGCAGGTGACGGCTCTGGTAGTAGCGATTTAGCCGTGAAAGATCCTGGTGAATACATCGTCGTCACTCTGATTGCAGCGACTTTGGGTAAATTGCAAATACCAGCAATCAATAGTACTGACGATTTGCGTCAAGCTCTACGTCAGTTTGGTAGTATTCCTAGCGATAAACTCTTGGCGATTGAAGTGTTATGGACACCTCAAGCTGAAGGTGACACCCTCAGTTCTGATGATGTTCTAGCAGAATATGCAGATCTGAAACTGGTATAA
- a CDS encoding PotD/PotF family extracellular solute-binding protein yields the protein MMKRLIASIVSICFVLVACLSFPEIAQAKSCTLRIIGWEGYMDASFAKPFEQKYGCKVIPTYAGSSDEIYAKIKASKGKTYDLVTASGDLTKRLYDANLVEAIDLSLVPNYKDLFPIFQQPAYNTFDGQAYGVSIAWGPDFLIYDKSVVKSEPKSWDVLYQPEYQGKVSLPDYPIFNADVALWKGSSNIYDISKDQLATEIKPDLFRLRPQVRKFWNSQGELAQLFLNKEIALAWGWPVAIEELKRANFPVGATIPQEGTTGWSDSWMLLKGSSNKEIAHAWMNYMLRGEAQKPMTEVTGYWAVSQQVLPLLTAEQRRDSHLEDIENYYSQIHFWETVPNYDDWVALWNEFRGQ from the coding sequence ATGATGAAGCGACTGATAGCAAGTATCGTTAGCATTTGTTTCGTACTGGTAGCGTGTCTGTCCTTTCCTGAAATCGCCCAAGCCAAAAGCTGCACTTTACGAATCATTGGCTGGGAGGGATATATGGATGCCTCTTTTGCCAAACCATTCGAGCAGAAATATGGTTGTAAAGTCATCCCAACTTATGCAGGCTCCTCTGATGAGATCTATGCCAAGATTAAAGCCAGTAAAGGCAAGACATACGATCTCGTCACTGCTTCGGGAGACTTAACCAAACGCTTGTATGATGCCAATTTAGTAGAGGCGATCGATTTAAGTTTAGTCCCCAACTACAAAGATTTATTCCCAATTTTTCAGCAGCCAGCGTATAACACCTTTGACGGTCAAGCCTATGGTGTTTCGATTGCTTGGGGACCAGATTTTTTAATTTACGACAAATCCGTAGTCAAATCTGAACCGAAAAGCTGGGATGTCCTCTATCAACCAGAATATCAAGGTAAAGTTTCTCTACCTGACTACCCCATCTTCAATGCTGATGTTGCGTTGTGGAAAGGTAGCTCTAATATCTACGACATTAGCAAAGACCAGTTGGCAACAGAAATTAAACCCGATCTTTTTCGCTTGCGCCCGCAGGTCAGAAAATTTTGGAACAGCCAAGGAGAGTTAGCCCAACTCTTTTTAAATAAAGAAATTGCTCTAGCGTGGGGTTGGCCCGTAGCAATTGAAGAACTAAAACGCGCTAACTTTCCTGTAGGAGCGACCATTCCTCAAGAAGGGACAACTGGATGGAGCGATTCTTGGATGTTGCTCAAAGGCTCTTCTAACAAAGAAATCGCCCATGCCTGGATGAATTATATGCTGAGGGGAGAAGCTCAGAAACCCATGACAGAGGTTACTGGTTATTGGGCTGTTTCCCAGCAAGTTTTACCGCTACTCACCGCCGAACAGCGCCGAGATTCTCATTTAGAAGACATCGAAAATTACTACAGCCAAATCCACTTCTGGGAAACCGTACCTAACTACGATGACTGGGTAGCCTTGTGGAACGAGTTTCGAGGACAGTGA
- a CDS encoding alpha/beta hydrolase — protein MKFTRSQIGFLSSLFLAFGWGATIPAATAAETVTFRLGSFEQKIEMKDLERFAKKGKLSGSLQLYAPWLTDDVRDTLNRRLDLDPKKFDRSMKRWQSSASGKQLLAALGLAFPDMTVEQLHAAVSLASREYDGMNIINLLRSYPEENITVDLSQVAGLDLSNLRSPAASDEVDSENRR, from the coding sequence ATGAAATTCACGCGATCGCAAATCGGGTTCTTATCAAGTCTCTTTCTGGCTTTTGGTTGGGGTGCTACCATACCAGCAGCTACAGCAGCCGAGACGGTGACTTTTCGTCTAGGCTCGTTCGAGCAGAAAATCGAAATGAAGGATTTAGAGCGCTTTGCCAAGAAGGGAAAGTTATCGGGTAGCTTGCAACTCTACGCACCTTGGCTGACGGATGATGTGAGAGATACGTTAAATCGCCGTTTAGACCTCGATCCGAAAAAGTTTGACCGTTCGATGAAACGCTGGCAAAGTTCTGCTAGTGGGAAACAACTGCTAGCTGCTTTAGGGTTAGCTTTTCCTGACATGACAGTAGAGCAATTACACGCTGCTGTTTCTCTTGCCTCGCGAGAATACGATGGCATGAATATTATCAATCTATTGCGTTCTTATCCCGAAGAAAACATTACTGTGGATTTGAGCCAAGTTGCCGGATTGGATTTATCCAATTTGCGATCGCCCGCTGCATCGGATGAGGTAGATTCAGAAAACCGCAGATGA
- a CDS encoding ChaB family protein, producing the protein MTATGEQTQPAVTMAERTVSAIFKEKEQVDNVIRRLLDRGVSRDDISVIGKNFHSETKIAGFLTKKDVILGGLKQGAIFGSLFGSALGLLTGVGVLFVPFVGTLVAAGPIGAALLGAATGAIAGSAGAGLASALATLGMPEDKATIYQTRIEAGDFMVGIEVPANKSGEIQLLLESAGGEEVHINETPLPRFGKGQIEDSSHLSPEIRSHLSEDAQRLFIANYNSELAQSGDESKAEHHAWDVVREQFEQDENGIWSKSKMTV; encoded by the coding sequence ATGACAGCGACAGGAGAGCAAACCCAACCAGCAGTTACAATGGCTGAGCGGACTGTTTCGGCAATTTTCAAAGAGAAGGAACAAGTCGATAATGTCATCCGCCGTTTGCTAGATCGGGGTGTTTCCCGCGATGACATTTCTGTAATCGGGAAAAACTTCCATTCAGAAACTAAAATTGCTGGCTTTCTGACGAAGAAAGATGTGATTTTAGGTGGCTTGAAACAAGGAGCAATTTTTGGCTCCTTATTTGGTTCGGCTCTTGGTTTGCTGACAGGAGTAGGAGTGTTATTTGTACCTTTTGTTGGTACGCTGGTAGCAGCAGGTCCCATTGGTGCGGCTTTGTTAGGTGCTGCGACTGGTGCGATCGCCGGTAGTGCGGGTGCGGGTTTAGCTTCTGCTTTGGCGACTCTAGGAATGCCAGAAGATAAAGCAACAATTTACCAAACTCGCATCGAAGCGGGTGACTTTATGGTAGGTATTGAGGTTCCAGCAAATAAATCTGGCGAGATTCAGCTATTACTTGAAAGTGCTGGTGGTGAGGAAGTACATATTAATGAAACGCCTCTACCGCGCTTTGGAAAAGGACAAATTGAAGATTCTAGCCATTTGTCTCCCGAAATCCGTTCTCATCTATCGGAAGACGCACAAAGACTGTTTATTGCTAACTACAACAGCGAACTCGCCCAATCTGGCGATGAATCTAAAGCCGAACATCATGCTTGGGATGTAGTGCGCGAACAGTTCGAGCAAGATGAAAACGGCATCTGGTCTAAATCAAAAATGACCGTATAA
- the rd gene encoding rubredoxin, protein MQKYICSVCGYIYDPEAGDPEAEIEPGTQFEDIPDDWVCPVCAAAKEMFEPEN, encoded by the coding sequence ATGCAGAAATATATATGTAGCGTCTGTGGTTACATTTACGATCCAGAAGCAGGCGATCCAGAAGCAGAAATAGAACCAGGTACGCAATTTGAGGATATCCCAGACGATTGGGTGTGTCCAGTTTGTGCGGCTGCAAAAGAGATGTTTGAACCAGAAAACTAG
- a CDS encoding ABC transporter ATP-binding protein, translated as MTYLRLEGITKRFGSFVANDNISLSVATGTVHALLGENGAGKSTLMNILSGLYQPDAGQIYLEDKPVQINSSSKAIQLGIGMIHQHFMLVPQLSVTENIILGTGDRFNLNLRHKQQEITELSQAYSLEVDPKAKVGDLPVGVQQRVEILKALYRKARVLILDEPTAVLTPSEIESLIVILRQLAATGQTIIFISHKLEEVISLCDTVTILRRGQVVANTTTKDSSSQQLAELMVGREVVLQLHKSATSLGKKILSVQSLQVEDDRGVAAVRNISFQLHAGEILGVAGVDGNGQRELANAIAGLRSVKAGKILLDGRDVTLWDTQKRVRELQIGYIPEDRQTMGLIMGFSIANNLILKAFTKLPFVRRFFLQKQIIQKTAETKIQQFDIRASDSNVKISQLSGGNQQKVVLARELDREPSLIIAMQPTRGLDVGATAAVQQQLLSQRDRGAAILYISTELEEVLAISDRIAVIYRGEFIDVLDRERATIETIGLLMAGEKANPA; from the coding sequence ATGACTTATTTACGCCTAGAAGGGATTACTAAACGCTTTGGTTCGTTTGTTGCTAACGATAACATTAGTTTGAGCGTTGCTACTGGAACGGTTCACGCACTTTTAGGAGAAAATGGCGCGGGTAAGTCAACTTTAATGAATATTCTCAGCGGACTTTATCAACCAGATGCCGGGCAAATTTATTTAGAAGATAAACCAGTTCAAATTAATTCCTCTAGTAAGGCAATTCAACTTGGGATTGGCATGATTCACCAACATTTCATGCTCGTACCGCAATTATCGGTCACGGAAAATATTATTTTGGGAACAGGCGATCGGTTTAATTTAAATTTGCGACATAAGCAACAAGAAATTACTGAGTTATCTCAAGCTTACAGTTTAGAAGTCGATCCAAAAGCAAAAGTAGGAGATTTACCAGTAGGGGTACAACAGCGAGTAGAAATCCTGAAAGCTTTGTACCGTAAAGCCCGGGTGTTAATCTTAGATGAACCGACAGCCGTACTCACACCGTCAGAAATTGAATCTTTAATTGTAATTTTACGGCAACTAGCAGCAACAGGACAAACAATTATATTTATTAGCCACAAGCTGGAAGAAGTTATAAGTTTATGCGATACCGTAACTATATTACGGCGAGGTCAAGTCGTAGCAAATACTACGACAAAAGATTCTAGTTCACAACAGTTAGCAGAATTAATGGTAGGGCGAGAAGTTGTTTTACAGTTACATAAATCTGCGACTTCTCTAGGAAAAAAAATATTATCTGTACAATCTTTACAAGTAGAAGACGATCGCGGTGTTGCTGCGGTCAGAAATATTTCGTTTCAACTCCATGCAGGTGAAATTCTAGGTGTTGCTGGAGTTGATGGTAACGGACAGCGAGAATTAGCAAATGCGATCGCGGGTTTGCGTTCTGTAAAAGCTGGAAAAATTTTGTTAGATGGACGAGACGTGACGTTATGGGATACTCAAAAGCGAGTGCGAGAATTACAAATAGGATATATCCCTGAAGATCGTCAAACAATGGGTTTAATAATGGGGTTTAGTATTGCGAATAATTTAATTTTAAAAGCTTTTACTAAGTTACCTTTTGTGAGACGTTTCTTTCTACAAAAACAGATAATTCAGAAAACTGCCGAGACTAAAATTCAGCAATTTGATATTCGCGCTTCTGATAGTAATGTGAAGATAAGTCAGCTATCAGGGGGAAATCAGCAGAAAGTTGTCTTAGCACGAGAGTTAGATCGGGAACCATCATTAATTATCGCCATGCAACCGACGCGGGGGCTAGATGTAGGGGCGACAGCAGCAGTACAACAACAGTTATTATCTCAACGCGATCGCGGTGCGGCTATTCTCTATATTTCCACAGAATTAGAGGAAGTCTTGGCAATAAGCGATCGCATAGCAGTCATATATCGGGGCGAATTTATCGATGTTTTAGATCGGGAAAGGGCGACAATAGAAACAATTGGATTATTAATGGCTGGAGAAAAAGCAAACCCGGCCTAG
- a CDS encoding BMP family protein, protein MLELSRRKLLLYGSAAMGTSLLLKACSNPTSTQTDSNSPTAAAGGGEGFKVAIALPGVRSDKAWNQAGYEGVNIAKQKLGAETAYVEQVAQPDQAEALSDFARRGFNVVFAHGGQFDAAVEQVATQFPKTFFVAVNGSVNAENVAALRIDHLQASYLCGIIAASMTKSNRLAYLAGQSFEATLQELRGFELGAKSVKPNVQISSSFTGDWNDIARAKEATLAIISSGADVIYQWLDNSSPAVLQAASDKGIYAFGNTTDQLNIAPKAVLTSALKRIDLAIAFLAEQAKNGQIKGQTYALGLARPDILNLGKFGQMVPEALQQQVLSTRQAIIDNKITFESCQEGGKETRCVKTAST, encoded by the coding sequence ATGTTAGAACTCAGTCGGCGTAAATTGTTACTCTACGGTTCGGCTGCAATGGGTACAAGCTTATTACTCAAAGCTTGTAGCAATCCTACTTCGACACAGACAGATAGCAACAGCCCGACTGCGGCGGCTGGAGGTGGTGAAGGATTTAAGGTGGCGATCGCCCTGCCTGGAGTAAGATCGGACAAAGCTTGGAATCAAGCAGGCTACGAAGGCGTAAACATCGCCAAACAAAAGTTAGGGGCGGAAACTGCTTACGTAGAACAAGTTGCGCAACCAGATCAAGCTGAGGCTTTGTCAGATTTCGCCCGTCGCGGTTTTAACGTCGTCTTCGCCCACGGAGGACAATTTGACGCAGCAGTGGAACAAGTTGCGACTCAATTTCCTAAAACGTTTTTTGTCGCCGTGAATGGTTCTGTGAATGCAGAAAACGTGGCTGCATTACGCATCGATCATTTACAAGCTAGTTATTTATGCGGCATCATTGCGGCATCAATGACAAAATCTAATAGATTAGCTTATTTAGCCGGACAATCTTTTGAAGCGACACTACAAGAATTACGCGGGTTTGAGTTAGGGGCAAAATCTGTTAAACCTAACGTACAAATTAGTTCTAGCTTTACAGGTGACTGGAATGATATTGCTAGGGCAAAAGAAGCAACTTTGGCAATTATTTCCTCGGGTGCAGATGTGATTTATCAATGGTTAGATAATTCGTCTCCAGCAGTATTACAAGCAGCTAGCGATAAAGGAATATATGCTTTTGGCAATACGACAGATCAATTAAATATTGCACCAAAAGCAGTTTTAACAAGTGCTTTAAAGCGAATCGATTTAGCGATCGCATTTCTTGCTGAACAAGCAAAAAACGGTCAAATTAAAGGTCAAACTTATGCCCTCGGTTTAGCAAGACCAGATATTTTAAATTTAGGCAAATTCGGTCAAATGGTTCCAGAGGCATTGCAACAACAGGTTCTTAGTACTAGACAAGCAATTATTGATAATAAAATTACGTTTGAAAGTTGTCAGGAAGGTGGTAAGGAAACGCGCTGTGTGAAGACAGCATCGACATGA
- a CDS encoding ureidoglycolate lyase yields MTTANTVQQLQAEWVTQEKFQRYGQLILPSHDGKAYDSNDAQLNLQNGIPRFYIMRLQRRGRKFHTITRHVKCTQCLGALEGKDWLIAVAPPNNDVNTPAIEEIKAFRIPGNCFIKLAVGTWHAGPYFEHEVVDFYNLELADTNLVDHFTHNFLQSDRLEFEII; encoded by the coding sequence ATGACTACAGCAAATACAGTACAACAATTACAGGCTGAGTGGGTGACGCAGGAAAAATTTCAGCGTTACGGGCAATTAATTCTTCCCAGTCACGATGGTAAAGCTTACGATTCAAACGATGCTCAATTAAATTTGCAAAATGGTATACCGCGATTTTATATCATGCGGTTACAGCGACGAGGGCGAAAATTTCATACAATAACTCGTCACGTAAAATGCACTCAGTGTTTGGGTGCTTTAGAAGGGAAAGATTGGTTAATTGCCGTTGCACCTCCTAATAATGATGTCAATACACCAGCAATAGAAGAGATAAAGGCTTTTCGGATTCCTGGGAATTGTTTTATTAAATTAGCAGTAGGAACTTGGCACGCTGGACCATATTTCGAGCATGAAGTGGTAGATTTCTATAACTTAGAATTAGCCGATACGAATTTAGTAGACCATTTCACCCATAATTTTCTTCAGAGCGATCGCTTGGAGTTTGAGATTATTTAG